The DNA window ttatcctctctcctttttttcctCGCCTCTTCGCCCCTTCTTCTCCTCCCCTTCCTTCCTCGACCCCTCCTCCCCCTCCCCCATCCCCCTTTGGTCGCTCGACGTCGACCAGAAGGGAATGGGGGTAGGGAAGGAGGGGTCAAGGGTAAGAAGGGGGAGAAGGAGAAAGGGGCAACCAGAGGGGGGAGGGTACGGAGAGGTGGGAGGAATGGAGAGGAGAGGGAGGAAAGAGAAGAAGGAGAAGGGAGGGAGGAGTgacggaaaaaagaaaagaaagaaaggaaaaaggggaGATATTGGCGTCGACGGAGGTAGTGGTGGCTTGAGGTGGgaggagaaaaaagaagagagaacaaaagaaagaaggtaaattttttgtatatttttggATATTAAATTTTAAGGAGTTTTTTTGAACttattgttaaaaaatttgtaaaagaaaaattaggCAAAAAACGCATATGCTAAACAGAGCCATTATTTGGAAAAGTTTTTTGAAATAAGTATCATAGTACTTTTCAATGtaatatttgtgaaataaaaaatatatttatgatacaatcaaataaatttgtGCTTATTCCAAGTAAACTCATCTTTTCTGGCCGAAAAAAGATTCATTAGACCAAACTTATCGACCCACTAGACCAAATTTATCGGGTTCAAAGGAGGCAATTGCAATTTGGCCAAACCGTAAGGGTCAAATTTGCAGTTTTGCCACTCTTGTGGAACGACGAATCTAAATTACTGAACTAACCCTCGAATTACTTGATCCCCAACCCCTCATTTCCGATCACCATAAAATAAAGTTTAAACCCTTTCCAACAGCAAGCCTCCTCAAAATCACACACACAACACACAATGGCCTCCACTGAAGCTGCAGAAAACGGCTCTGCAAAATCCACCGAAGTCGCAACCGAAGCAACCGTAAATTCACAATCCGAACCGGCGCCGGAACCCGAGGCCACCAACAAGGCGGAGCAGGAGGAAAAAGGGGAAGCAGAGAATGAAGCAGCGGCAGAAGGCACTGCTGAGGAGGCGGCGCAGGAGGAGGAAGAGGTAGAGGAGGAGACCGAGGCGAAAGAGAGTGACAACAATGTGAATAAATGGCCGGGATGGCCAGGGGATTGTGTTTTCCGGCTAGTGGTGCCGGTGCTAAAGGTTGGGAGTATAATTGGGCGAAAAGGCGAGCTTATTAAGAAGATGTGTGAGGAGACGCGAGCTAGAATTCGCGTGCTTGACGGCCCTATCTCCTCTCCTGAGCGAATTGTCAGTatattctttctcttcttttctgaTTTAAGGGTTTTTGAGTTTTTTGGCTAGGGTTCGCTCTGGTGTTTAGGTCGTCAATACTAGGGTTTCTGCCTTTctgatttttggttgatttgagtgCAAAGATTAGGGTTAGGGTACCTATTATTGTCTTTCTCAGTACGAATTTTTGTACGCCATTATTGATTTTCCATTCTTCAATTTACCATTTAGAGTTTATAAAGAGCCAATGTAGCCAAATATTTTTACTCATTTTTGGCATTTGATGTCACTTTTGATTATTCTTGTGTACCCGTTCAAGAAGGAATATTAATCTGTCCTGATATTTCTATCAAGTTTGATGGTAATTTCAATTAAGTGGCCAAATAGTAGAAGAATGTTGGAGTTGCAATTGCGCTTCTGGCATTTTtcgttttgcttttgatttctGACTTTATGTGCTACTTATCATTCCTACgcaacttgattttgatttgcAACTTTGTAGGTTCTAATATCTGGAAAGGAAGAACCAGATGCACCACTTTCTCCCGCAATGGATGCTGTAATAAGAGTGTTTAAACGCATTAGTGGACTACCTGAGGCTGAAGGTGATGGTAAGGCTCCTGGAGCTGCATTTTGTTCTATCCGGTTGCTGGTGGCATCGACACAAGCGATCAACTTGATAGGAAAACAAGGCTCTTTGATCAAATCAATTCAGGAGGGCACTGGTGCCTCGGTTCGGGTTCTCTCAAATGGTACATTGTTGTTCTAGCTTTGAGCGTTTCTTAAATTGGATAATTACTTCTCTGAATTTAGTTATCCATGGTCCTTGTTTCCTCTCTGTCCAAGTTTTTACCTTTTCTTATTGGGGTTTGTGGGATTTTGGAAGTTGTACCAAGCCAAATTATCTCTTTTAGAAGTAGCATGGGTTCTCTTTCTTGAACACGGATGAAATACAACATGGCTACAGCCGAAAAAGCCCTTAACTGCTGAATGTGGCCTGTAGTGAATTGGATAGTATAAATGCTATCATTTGGTTGCAAACTTAAGTTCCATGTATTTAGCAAGCACAAGAAAGCTCTGGTATCTGATATTGGAACACTGAGGTAATAGAGGTGTGAGCATGTTGAGATCACTTATTGGTTGTTTTGCTAAAAAACCTACAAAATGGAAAATACCATGTTTGCTAATTTAAAAATTAGATTCATAAGTTCCTCAAGATTTGGTACATATATAGCCTCCATTGTCTTATGTCTTGAGTTGCTACAGCCTATGATTATGGTAGTGCCAGAACAAGTATATTTCAGTGATTGGCTCAAAACTGGGCCATGGAAGATGTTTTGTCGTAATGAACCAGCTGATTCTTTCATAGGTTTGTTGGATGGTAAAATGTTTTATGAAGAACACTATTGCTGTTTGTTCTTTGCTTTAAACACCAACCCTCATGTGGTATCTATTCTGTTAATTTTTGGAGTCGTAGCAGCCTTTTTTTCCCCTgatattataaatgtatttttACTTGCATTTGTATTTGCAGATGAAACGCCTGTCTATGTCAGCTCAGATGAGCGGATTGTGGACCTGCAAGGGGAAACTCTTAAGGTTCTGAAAGCTTTAGAAGCTGTAGTGGCTCATCTTAGAAAGTTCTTGGTTGATCACAGTGTTCTTCCCTTATTCGAGAAGAGTGTAAGTTAATGTCTACAGAATTTAATGGTTCAAATTTATGGCATGGTGGTCAAAGTTTCTGTTGATTTTCAGTACAATGCACCAGTTACCCAAGAACGTCCAGTGGAGTCTTGGTCTGAGAAGCCATTGCTGCATGGTTCTTCACAGAGTGGAATAGGTGTTGATTATACTCTTCCACCAAATAGGGATTCCCTATATTTCGACCGGGAAAGCCATTTGGAACCACAAGTTCCTTCTTCACTTTCACTCTATGGGCAAGATCCTGCACTTTCAGGAGTTCGTCCTTCTGGTGTTGGTCGGGCCACTCGACAGTTTGTTACTACGGTTAGTTGGACCTCACTTTGCTCATTTGGCTGTTTGATTTGTAGGTTGTTACATTAACTTGGGATAATAGACTTGTCAAGTCTTGTCGACCTCTCAAAAACTTGTCTAGCTGTCAGGGATGTTGAAAGCCTAATTGATTTTAGTAGAGATAGTTTTGAAAGTTTTACATCACTCTCAATTCTCTCTTTGTTGGCTAGGACATTTGACAGCGAAAATCAGAGTCAATTCTTTTTTGTATCTAAAAGCCATTTGGGTGCTATTTAGAACTTCTAGGATTATTTCTTTTGTGACCTTTTAATAGCTtcatttgtttctttctttagGTTGTACTGGCAGTAGTCAGCTAAAGATTGAAAAAGTTTCAGGTTTTAGCCTTTGATCCGTAAAAAAGATACCTAGTTAAGGGGTTGGTGGAATGCCTAAGTTATTTGATTTACGTCTTTCCTTTTCAGCCACCTTAAATAGCATCTTCAATTAGCAATTATTGGAGATACCATGTTTGTTTGGAttcacaatctttttctttttcttgtcctTTTCAGGTTGCACAAACTATGCGAATACCACTTGATTATGCTGAAGATATAATTGGAATTCAAGGAACCAATATTGCTTATATTAGACGTACAAGTGGTGCAATCCTTACCGTTCAAGAAAGTAGAGGCCTGCCAGATGAAATCACGGTGGAAATTAAGGGTGATGCTACACAAGTTCAGACAGCTCAACAGCTAATTCAGGCAAGTACCATTTTGGCTTCTCTTCTTGAGAATTAATTACCGTGTTATTGATGCCTCTGTGATGTCACCAGGGCAATTTTGTTACAGACCCATGCTTTTAGAACTGAAAAACTTTTTGAATTAAAACTCAGAATTTTATGGAGTTAGAAGAAAAGACAACGTTTACGAAGTGAATTTTAAAATATCACCCAAATGTGCAAATAGGTTGTTACTGGAGTCTAGCCCTAATCTGGAATGGAATCTTATCTGGCATCCTTGTCCTTGAATTAGTAAAGGCAGAAACAGAACTAAATAATACTAGAATCCCAGGAGAATTGAGATTGGATTCGTTAAACCCCTTAAAGAATAAAGCAGTATTACCATTTCATGTGCAAATTTCAGTTCTCTTTGAGTTGGAAGAAGTAGTTCTTAGAGTGTGATTTCATTTTCAGTTAATCAAAGGATTTGCTTTGAAATCATCTTGACCTTGTTGAATTGGCATGCATGTGGAGAACTGAAGTTGTACAATAATTACAGAATTATGGAAATTCATTAGCTATAAATCACTAGAAACATAAATTGAAAGACATGATGGATAGATTTGTCCTTTTAACTAAGTTTCTCCCAATAAATTAGAAGACATTTAGGTTGTTCAGCATCTAATGATAGGATTTAGTCATGCATTTTGTCAGATGCATGATAGGCATTTCTATGTCGGGCAACTATACTCTTGTTGAGGTTTTTGTTAGCAAGTTGAAGAATAATTCTTTTCTCCTGAATATGTTAATAGGAAATGGGACTGACATTATTATCCGAATCTGGGTGGAAAATTTCCTGTGGTTAAGAGTATGAATCTATCTCAGCAA is part of the Coffea eugenioides isolate CCC68of chromosome 6, Ceug_1.0, whole genome shotgun sequence genome and encodes:
- the LOC113774673 gene encoding RNA-binding KH domain-containing protein PEPPER — its product is MASTEAAENGSAKSTEVATEATVNSQSEPAPEPEATNKAEQEEKGEAENEAAAEGTAEEAAQEEEEVEEETEAKESDNNVNKWPGWPGDCVFRLVVPVLKVGSIIGRKGELIKKMCEETRARIRVLDGPISSPERIVLISGKEEPDAPLSPAMDAVIRVFKRISGLPEAEGDGKAPGAAFCSIRLLVASTQAINLIGKQGSLIKSIQEGTGASVRVLSNDETPVYVSSDERIVDLQGETLKVLKALEAVVAHLRKFLVDHSVLPLFEKSYNAPVTQERPVESWSEKPLLHGSSQSGIGVDYTLPPNRDSLYFDRESHLEPQVPSSLSLYGQDPALSGVRPSGVGRATRQFVTTVAQTMRIPLDYAEDIIGIQGTNIAYIRRTSGAILTVQESRGLPDEITVEIKGDATQVQTAQQLIQEFISGHGHKETVTSSYGKLDSGLRPSYSQMGSGSYQSSSYSGQPYGSYGSSGLGGGYSSYRL